The Nicotiana tabacum cultivar K326 chromosome 1, ASM71507v2, whole genome shotgun sequence genome segment GTTTTTAGGAGAAGTATAGTACACAACTTTCTGAACAATTCATTTGTGTTTTTATTGTAGCAGACCTTTTGTTTTGTTAATTTCTATCCATTGTAGTAGTTCACTTGAAAATAATTTGGTGTTTTTATTTCCAGTTATTTAATATTTACAGCACTTGTTCTTCATTATCTTAAACGTAGTTATTATGTTGTTAgaatacaatttatctacaaaaaaaCTTCAAATTATCTACAATTTGGAAACATTGAATGTTgagattgtatataattttatagttgaatatgtatataatttgtaaggaATACCTCCAATTGTATTTAATTTCTGTATATAACTATCAGTTcaagttaaattaatttttttaacttgtagTTATATTGTAGATAATAAATATTAACTGCTATGAACAGAATGTCAAAAATGGAGGTAGATGCTTGACACAATACAGAAAAACATGTTAACAAACACATAAACAAATTGAAATTAACTACATTAAGATCTTTAAAAACTTAAACGATTACACATAAAATTCTGTTAACTTGAACACACTAACAATTATTTTGAAATACTATTCTAACTACATgatatttatttctttttgggtGCATTcttacaagatcttttgttatgcccttcacCTCCACAGTTGCCACATGACACCTTGTACTTCTTTGACTTTAGTTCATTATATGTTTTGTATCTTTCCTTTTGAGGTCTTCCTGGCTGTCTTTTCTCTCTCGTAGGTGGATTTACTACTTCATCAGATATATGTTGTGGCACATTTCATTTGCTTTCATCAGGAAGGGGATTTACTGGTATTTCATACGTACGCAGTAGGCTCTCCTTTGTGTAATACGTAGAGCAATAGTTTTCATAAGTTTCATTCTTGTGCCTTAAAGCTGCCAAATCATGCGTACATGGAAGTTCATCAAGTTGGAACTGGCCACAGCTACATTTCTTGCTTTCAAGACACACAACGTACCGCTTCACACCATCTATCACAGTATGGATATGATCTGTTGAAACACCCACCTACAATTACAtaacaaatagaaagaaaaatatttacaatcataaaaatagattatctacaatttatctacaacttatctacaaattATTTACAATCTACAAATTaactataatttatctacaatatGGAAATACtgtatattaaaatattatgtttcTACACCAAATAAATAGATCTTACCCTAAGTTTCTGAGATAATGTTCTATTATTCTCCAATTCTTTGTTGAATTTGGACCCAAGGAATGTAAAAGTACcctttgcctttaataacttctCGTTCGTCCAACGTTCAAGAAGTGTCCTCATATACTCTAATAGGTCAAATATTGGCAACTCTCTTGCATCTTTTGTTACAACATTCAACGGCTCTGCAATGTTTGATATCATAGTCCAAATTCTATTCATTGTTGCATGTACTCTTGACCATCTATGATACACAATATCATAGAAGTATGATTTAACATGCGGGTCTATCTCTTCAATCTTCGGCATCCTTTCATTAAACTCATCCAAAGTGTATGATCGTACAATTCATTTAATTGTAGATGACACTTCTTGAACTTTGCCTTTATATTTGCccaaatatgccacatgcaagaGTAGTGTGGCACGCCCGGATAGACAATTGATGTTGCCTTCAAGATACTCTCATTCCTATCTGAAACAACACACATTGAAGTTCTTTCACCATATGCTTgcttgaattgctcaaaaaacCACTTCCACGATGCGTCGTTTTCCGAATCAACCACAGCATATGCCAAAGGCAATATTGTACCAACATTATTagtcaaaaaataattaactggCAGCTTTAAAAATTCATATAAAAACACAAATACATATAAACTACAATGTATCTACAATTTATAAACTgcctacaaaataactacaattttACCTGCTACATCCATTGTGCTTGTTGTTAGCATAATCCCTCTGTAGGTTGACTTTAAGAATGTCCCATCAACCACTACTACTGGTCTACAATATTCCCAACCACGTATTGATGTACAAAGAGCAACAAATGCATATAAGAAACATTCATCTGCTGTCTTCTTCAATTTAACAACTGAACCAGGATACATCTtctcaagaatataaaaatattttggtaatttgcTGTAGGAGTCAGCCGGATGACCTCTCAAAAACTGTAAAGtcttttcctttgctctccatgCTTGCATGTAGCTTAGGTTTACTCCGTGTTGGGACAACATGTCAGTTTGTATGTCCGTTGGTGTGTAAACTGTCCTAGGATCACAATACTTTGGAATGATCATGCTACCAACTACAACTGCAGTACGTTTGCGATGTATGAATGTATTGTCCATTAAGGTGCATGTGTGTTGTCGGTTGAAACTCCTGACCTTGAACATTGCAAAATCATTAATTGATGTTTCCTTGAAGTGCCAATTACAGTTTTCTCCAACACATATAAGCCAGTAGCTACAGAAAAATACATTTATAATACAGGTTATCAATGTAGATGTAACAAAAGGACTGTTTTAACATAAAGTAACACACTATACAGTATAACTACTTTTCATATACAATGTTTGAAAAACACAAATCACAAGGAAAATACTGTTTATAATAATCTTTTCACCATTAATATATTCAAACCTTCTGTGACTAGATCTTTTAACCCTGAATTGGTACTTGTGCATGATAGAATAGTGCTTCATTGCAGTTGCAATTGTTTGCTTGTCTTGATATACTTGTCCTTCTTCGATAACACTTTGTGTACCttcagttattatttcactttgataTTCCTCTATGACGGGAGAGGCcggcatatcaagtaactttattGTCCCAGACGAACctgcataaaaataaaaataaatagtgtCATTACAACTTTTTAGAAtctttgtagataaattgtagatgagagaaaattttgtagtcaacatTTTTCCATATAGATTGTAGTTTAGTTGTAGCATAAATGTGGTAATTATGTAGATACCCTTACAAATAATACTGCTTTATACATACTTTAACTGATTTGTAGAACttttgtagaaaatttgtagaTGAAGAGAAAAATTTTGCAGTCAACATTTTAGAAACAgagattgtagtttaattgtagtataaatgtagtaattttgtagataATCATGAAAACAATATTGTTTTATATATCCTAAAACTGATatgtagtttatttgtagataCATCCTAAAACCGATgtgtagtttatttgtagataAATGTAGGAATTTTATAGATATTACCGTAAAATCAGACTTTCATAGAATTTGAAACATAACAAACCTGCACTTGTGTTCTCTTTGGTAATAGtcaattccatattgaaatctcGTACACTTATACATAACGGATACGATCCTAAATTTTTATTCTCCTTTTTTGTCTTCATATACACACGAACCCCCATATCGTTCCTAATCTCCATTGAGGAGACTTCTCATtcacaatgtatttgatttctacaattttttccgAAGTATCAATCATTAATTGCTCTGCAATTGTAGAAATCACCATACTGTAACTTGCATCCTCATCGAGCACCATCAACTTGAAAATTTCTAAATCTGCCATagctatcccaattcccatttagTTGTAGCATGATTGGGATTTTGGACATGATTGTGTGTTGTTGCTGAGGTATTGTTCAATATTTTGtcgcatttttaattttttggattAAGAAAAAAAGACGAAGAACAGAGTATCTGCAGAATTGATTTCTACAATTTGACTTGAATTTGTTGAATATTTTGTCGCTTTTTTGATCAGTGGATTGAGGAAAAAAGTCGTCGAACTGAGCTTTTGCAGAACTGATTTCTACAATTTGATTCAAATTTATTGATGATTTTGTCTTTTTTTGATTTGTGGTTTAAGGAAAAATATCGAAGAACAGAGTTTTTTGCAGAAAAGAGTCTatgtaatttgattttaaattgaagATAAAGGATTTCCGTTTCAAATTTGATCTGAAGGTCGCTAATCAATTAGAATATTCTGTTCCTGATTTGTAGCGCGCCTAATTAGGAAGATTCAGCTACTAATAATTAGTATTTAATGAATGGTATAATAATTGTAGAAAAAGTATGAATATGGCGGGTAAATTAGAAACTATGCACATATTaagtaataaagtttcatatatgatataggaatgaaaaaatccCTAAATATAATCGtatataattattgtataatttatatattaagctaaagaaaaataaacaatgaaTTCGAGCGGCTTATAAAGATCCCCGTTAACTTTTCAGGTGAAATCTCCACGCCCGCTTATTATACGGGCTTGACAGCAAAGTACTACCAAAAGAGAGAGTTTGCATATATGTAGCCCTTGAAATTATACGAATCGTTGACCAGAATAGGCTGCTTACTTTGAAATTAAAGAGGAGAAATAATTGATCAGCCCTTAAATATAGGGGTGTACATAGATCGggtcaaaccaaatcaattatatcggtttggattgatcGGTTTTGTAggatttttcgaattttttgttacataaatattatttcaatcttacgttgttaatttttttaaagtaaatatatgtttggtaaattgaaaatttgacaaacatatgatctattaaaatattcttacgggagaattttcttagtaaaaCATGATACTATCTTTTTAGTCGACAATAATTTTTTATTGATGTACACTTTTAAAgttaaccgaatttaataattaacataaaaattaatatgatacctaaataatgatatgtcctatttaattttaaattatcgaaataccacttcaatttcgaaaaagatataagaattcaataaatcttgacatatgaatatgaaagaacaaagagattaACGCATTTCGGTAACGCTTGATAAGAACGTaatcatacaacccattatttaaagttACTAAAAATTGAACACTTcatatttaattaaatattacatcccataaaAGAATCGCAAATAAttctagatattttttttaaaaaaaattctataaaaagttttaaaagtatatatatatgtcggtttggttcagaTTTTTTCACTCAATACCATACCAAATCTAGTCGTGTTTTTTCAtcgatttggtttgacttttcggtttagTGCGATTTTTCAATTCGTTTTGTAACTTAAGGGGCGAAAAGTATAAGCACGTGCATAGTTTAATTAAATAGCTAGAGAGAGTGGCAGTACATTACATATTTATAGATAGAAATTAATTAGTGTCCTAAAATAAAGGTATATATATGTACAGGGCGGGGATTGTCACATGAGGCAGCAAGCATTTACGTTGTCATCGTTAAACAAGTTGCTGACTTTGTCATCACCTCGATGTGTAACAGGAAGGTTGCCGTGCTTTTCAGCAACATTATAGCCATGCCTCCAGTAGTTGTAGCTCTCCTTGTATTCTGCCGTCATATCTTTGTAGTAATTGTTTGAGGATGTGAAGTAGAGAGGTGGGTTTGGATATGGCCAGAATTCTGCCTTCTTTCCTCCCCTTCTCACTGCCTTGAGCACCTTATTTCGTTCCACATATCCTACCACTGTCACCTTCTCCATCTCCAGCTCCACCTCTACTGACTCTATCCCTGAAGTAATTAtggaatttatatatatatatatataacttgttgAAATACTTATATAAAAGTGTTCAAATTTCTAATTATTATatgatcaacaacaacaataacataataTCCAGTATAATCTTACGGGTGGGGTTTGGAGAGGGCAGTGTGTACGCAAATCTTACATCTACGCCTGGAgacaggggcggatttagggggcggAAGGGTGTTTGTTTGAACCCCTTCGTCGAAAAATAACACTGTATATGTAAGGCAAAATCTGTATTTTACCTCTATTTATTATGTTTTGAATACCCTTGACACAACCCAAAAGCATAACTTAATGGTCAAGGGGTTCAAAACATTTGTAAGGTCATTGGTTCTATTCCTACTAGCTTACAatctttttaacttttttctttttttgaatctCCTTGACAGTAATCCTGCCTCTGCCACTGCCTAgagaggtagagaggttgtttccgatagattcTCGACTCAAGAAAATGTGAAAAGGAAGAAtaagggagaagaagaagaggaaagaagGGGGAGAAAGAAGGAAGAGGGAGGCAAAAGAGGATAAGCCTAAAGTAGCATCAAATAGTAGCAATAATATCTAATTATTATGatcatttaatttaatttttgtaccTCTAAGTTTGAAGACAGCATCTTTGACAACTCTTTCGCAGCCAGTGCAACACATCCTTACTTTGAGTTCCACCGTCTGCAAATAAAATTAAACTGAATAAATTAATAAATCTTCTTTTGCTCTCTGTTCTACTCCTGTCCAGGTCTATTACCATGGATAATGACCGATATGGTGCACTTTCATTTTTGTTTGTTCTTATTCCTTTAGCAGTTAATTCCTTTTGTTCTTTTGGGTTCGACTTGGTCCCTGGTACAACAATACCACCTTTTCATCTAAATTTGAGCCCAAGGTGAGGGGAGGAGAGGCGGAACTAGGATTTTAAGTATATGAATACACTgctaaacaaaaggaaaaaaaatgtatCAAGTAAAAATTGATCGTTAATCCTCTTGATAAATAACTCAACTTCAAGCAAGTGCATCATTCAACTTTCTTGGAGCATGTGTACTAACAGTTAATATTAtactaattttaaaatatatatacataaaatatctaattttacgGAGAGTCCATAGGTTTACATACCCCATAATTTCGCATATAAATCCGCCCCTGGTTCAAAAGCAGGGGCGGACCTAAAGCATTAAATACGGGTTCCCGAGAATGCAGTAACTCTTGCGTAGAAcctgtatttatattaagaaatttattaaatatttataaatatctaaCTGTGAACCCGATTATTAttacatattaatttaaaattacagTAGGAATCTATAAGTCTCAAATCTTGGGTCCGCCTCTGTAATCAAAAGGCCATAAAATAAATTTTCTCCTGAAAGTTAAGTTACTATGTTCATCGCCACCTTCCATTTCAGTGTATATACATGCAAAAAAATAATCGCCGGGGCTGAACTGGACAAAAAAAAACCCAAAGGACTTGTGTTGAAAGGAAAAGTAAAAACTAAAAGGGGGAAAGAACCTCGGTATAGGGATTTAAAGTGAAACCTGTAAAGAAAGTGGCCGAGACTTAGTCATATTGTGTTTGTTGATGCGTTTATGATTGTCTTGGTGATGAGGAgcaggatgatgatgatgatgatagtgTAAAAAACAATAACTAGCAATGGCAGAGACAAATGAGCCAAATAATTTCTCAAGTATGTTAACCATTGTGAATAGGTTCCTTAgagtatgtgtatatatatgtttatatatataattcacaTATATATAGTGCGTGCAATCTAGCTAGCAATTACATACACACTTAGAAAGAAGGGAGAGTAAAATATTCCTCGAAGAGAAGGCATCTCTTTCTTAAGTTCCAATATCTTGGCAAATGGATTATATTAAAGCAGCAAAACTGTGGACTTGTATAGGTTGTAATATTCCTAATtacctcccccccccctcccctcccccacACGCATCAATAGAGTATCTAATCGAAATATGTGTTTAACTCTCTAAAgctcctttctttctttcaaaaaaagaaaataaatacgtTTACTAATGAATTCAGGAGGAaccctaaaataaataaaaataatacataGAAAATGTAAGAAAAATGAGTATATAATATTGACCAAGAACGAGAGGAAATAACTTATAGAAAATACTGTCGTGGCAAGccgcaggggcggatttaggggcaGAAAGGGATTCACCTGAACCCCCTTCGCGcgaaaaattacactatatatataagggcaaaatctgttttttacctctatatagtATGTTTTGAATTACTTTGATACAACCCAAAAGCATAGCTTAGTGGTCAAGAGTGTTAAAAAATTTTGTAAGGTTATTGGTTCTATTCCCACTACTTACAACcatttttaacttcttttttaacTCCCTTAGCAAAAATCCTGCCTCCATCATTGGCAAGTCGCTGCCTTGAAATTAATTTCGGTCCGACTGGGTGCAACTCGTTAAGACTGATCGCTCCCCAAGGTTCCACAACACCTCCAAACACGTGCACTCGTGATTGAAAGTTTGGAATTTGCACAAAACAATTGCCCATAAATCgattgaagaagaagagagatgaaggTATTTTTTGTGTTAGATTATTCATAAAGAAGACGGCCTTTTGTAGATAAAGTTACTGGACAGTTAACTACCGTTTTTACAAGAAATTAAATCATGGCTGTTACAAAGTAAAAAAATTGGACGTTACAAAGAAATCTTTTACTTTGTATTACCATGTATAAATACGTAATACTAATAGAAAAACCGGTCCCTTTTAATTTAGGAAGGAATATAATATTGGTATCTAACTACAGATGGAATATATATACACATGGTGGATGAAAACCTGAAGCCTATATGGCTGCTGACAGTGAAAAGTAGAAgggaatatataatatatataaggtGCTGTGGGAGATGGATGGGCTTAAGCAATTGTTTTGATGCAAAGCAAACCAAATATTCTCTAAATatctccttttcttctctttcttagAGGAAGGAGGTTGTCACCATCTTCTTTTAATTAAATCCTgtaccaaaaatatatatatccatCATCAAACATGTGTTAAAAAGTTATATTCCCACACTCTACTACATTATTTCTACATATATAGTTCACATCATCAATATGGAAGCATCACATTTTTTATAAGCCTGCTTGGAGTAGGGCCAAGGAATTAACTTTATCTGCACTCTGTTGAGGTGAATAAATTTACTAACCTTGTTTGGGAAATATCTTAGTATAGATTTTGTGAAGATTGGACAACATTGTATGCCCATTTTATGCAAAGCATAGTTCCTTAAATTATTGCATCTTTTAGACGAATAATCTTTAAGTCCTAATTAATTGATGCATGATGCATGTCACAACACTCCTCTCCTCATTGTTGttttggattagctgattgtaaATAGATGATAAGTTTGTAGTTCTGAAattgattttttaaaaaagtatttaTGTGTTTGGATAGACGTGCTGAAACTAATAATAAGCAGTTGGTATGTTTGATAAAAAAAGTATTAATAAACTGTTATTTTGTTATAATGACTAAAATACTCTTACAAACTTtacaaaagattataaattaaaaagtttctTCGTAAAGAAAAGGATGAACAACGAATATGGAACGAAGAGAAAGTTAGAAaacttattttgggaaaaatattttgtgaatttaaaaaatattattaatgataaACTAGTAAAAGCCTTGCTAAAACTAAAAGTGTCATAAGCTGAAAAGTCATAAGTTGGGGTGACCGGCCTATGATTTATGGTTAATTTTAGCTTATGAGCATTTTGGATGTTTATCAAACGCGTAGATAAGTCAAAATATGATTATAAGTCAGTTTGACCAAACACCCTCTAACACAcgcaaaaataaaaagttttttttttgtgagggtaaattgaaaataaaaaataaaaaaatctggTTAGTACTCTATTCTTACAAATTAACTATCCATATTCACTTTGAAGGTCGAAATGAAGGTATTTGACCTTTAAACTTAATTTACTGTATAATTGGTCTTTATACGCCTTCATTACGAGATTAGCTTTTGTGGTAATCTAACAACACCTTTTATTATTGCACATTCTAAATAACTCAGGTGAATTACCACGCTCAAAAGTAGTCGATGACCTGT includes the following:
- the LOC142164251 gene encoding uncharacterized protein LOC142164251 encodes the protein MGIGIAMADLEIFKLMVLDEDASYSMVISTIAEQLMIDTSEKIVEIKYIVNEKSPQWRLGTIWGFVCSSGTIKLLDMPASPVIEEYQSEIITEGTQSVIEEGQVYQDKQTIATAMKHYSIMHKYQFRVKRSSHRSYWLICVGENCNWHFKETSINDFAMFKVRSFNRQHTCTLMDNTFIHRKRTAVVVGSMIIPKYCDPRTVYTPTDIQTDMLSQHGVNLSYMQAWRAKEKTLQFLRGHPADSYSKLPKYFYILEKMYPGSVVKLKKTADECFLYAFVALCTSIRGWEYCRPVVVVDGTFLKSTYRGIMLTTSTMDVAVNYFLTNNVGTILPLAYAVVDSENDASWKWFFEQFKQAYGERTSMCVVSDRNESILKATSIVYPGVPHYSCMWHIWANIKAKFKKCHLQLNELWSRVHATMNRIWTMISNIAEPLNVVTKDARELPIFDLLEYMRTLLERWTNEKLLKAKGTFTFLGSKFNKELENNRTLSQKLRVGVSTDHIHTVIDGVKRYVVCLESKKCSCGQFQLDELPCTHDLAALRHKNETYENYCSTYYTKESLLRTYEIPVNPLPDESK
- the LOC107815544 gene encoding heavy metal-associated isoprenylated plant protein 30; this encodes MVNILEKLFGSFVSAIASYCFLHYHHHHHPAPHHQDNHKRINKHNMTKSRPLSLQTVELKVRMCCTGCERVVKDAVFKLRGIESVEVELEMEKVTVVGYVERNKVLKAVRRGGKKAEFWPYPNPPLYFTSSNNYYKDMTAEYKESYNYWRHGYNVAEKHGNLPVTHRGDDKVSNLFNDDNVNACCLM